One genomic segment of candidate division WOR-3 bacterium includes these proteins:
- a CDS encoding alanine--glyoxylate aminotransferase family protein has translation MKKRFNKKYTLFTPGPTEVLDFILEELSRPLVYHREASFATLFEDTTHELKKIFLTKGRVFVFTSSGTGAMEAAVCNLISRNDKVLVVSCGKFGERWRELLIRYGAYVRTLTAPYGATVLPEDLERRLRTDDSIKFVFTTLTETSTGALSDIKSYGEICHKLNRLLIVDAIAGLGADEFKMDEYKVAVAVGASQKALACPPGLSFLACNEDAWTIIKASHSPRYYFDLLLYERFREQNQTPWTPAISLFYGLYKTLKQINQKGIKHFWNNHKIIAEYCRKEIQKMGLEIFPTNPSNGLTVIKLPENVDGTKIVDYIKKKHKLLFSNGQAELRGKIIRIGHMGYIKKTMVTNALKAFRDGYHKIVKS, from the coding sequence ATGAAAAAACGCTTTAATAAAAAATATACCCTATTTACTCCAGGACCAACTGAGGTTTTGGATTTTATTTTAGAAGAATTAAGTCGACCATTAGTTTATCATCGGGAAGCGAGTTTTGCGACTTTATTTGAAGACACAACTCATGAACTGAAAAAGATATTTTTAACTAAAGGCAGAGTTTTTGTTTTTACCTCATCCGGCACTGGGGCAATGGAAGCTGCAGTATGTAATTTGATTTCTCGCAATGATAAAGTCTTAGTCGTTTCCTGTGGCAAATTTGGTGAGCGGTGGCGTGAACTCTTAATTCGGTATGGTGCCTATGTTCGGACTTTAACTGCACCTTATGGCGCTACGGTTTTGCCCGAAGACTTGGAACGAAGACTGAGAACTGATGACTCAATAAAATTTGTTTTCACAACTCTGACTGAGACTTCAACCGGTGCCTTATCCGATATAAAATCCTATGGTGAAATTTGTCATAAACTAAATCGATTATTAATTGTTGATGCGATTGCGGGGTTAGGTGCGGATGAGTTTAAGATGGATGAATATAAAGTTGCGGTTGCGGTCGGAGCCTCACAAAAAGCCTTGGCATGTCCGCCAGGGTTATCATTTTTGGCATGTAATGAAGATGCCTGGACAATTATTAAAGCATCTCATTCACCTCGTTATTATTTTGATTTATTGCTTTATGAAAGATTCCGGGAACAAAACCAAACACCTTGGACACCAGCAATTTCTTTGTTCTATGGATTATACAAAACCCTAAAACAAATAAACCAAAAAGGTATAAAACATTTCTGGAACAATCATAAAATTATTGCCGAATATTGCCGAAAGGAAATTCAGAAGATGGGTTTAGAAATCTTTCCGACAAATCCTTCAAATGGCTTAACTGTTATCAAACTGCCAGAAAATGTTGATGGCACAAAGATTGTTGACTATATTAAGAAGAAACACAAGTTGTTATTTTCTAATGGTCAAGCCGAATTGCGCGGTAAAATCATTCGGATTGGTCATATGGGCTATATCAAAAAGACAATGGTAACCAATGCCCTAAAGGCATTTCGGGATGGTTATCATAAAATAGTAAAGAGTTAA
- a CDS encoding acyltransferase: MKIGFYQFAPVLGKKQVNLKKIESTLSKVSADLIVLPELCNSGYMFQSRAELGKMAEPIPEGETTQFFLNIAKEKNFFLVAGLAERKGKNIYNSAVFVSPQGKVEVYRKGHLFCEEKLIFQPGNTRYNVYDCRKVKIGIIICFDYIFPEAIRSLALKGAQIICHPANLILPYGERVTIVRAIENRVFLIMANRTGIESRGHKQLKFIGRSQIVSPTGEILVKAKTNEETVKIVDIDPKEALNKYVTPYNNIISDRRPNLYSLE, from the coding sequence GTGAAAATAGGTTTTTATCAGTTTGCTCCGGTATTGGGTAAGAAACAAGTTAATCTCAAAAAGATCGAGAGCACTTTATCAAAAGTTTCCGCAGATTTAATTGTTTTACCGGAATTGTGTAATTCCGGATATATGTTTCAATCGCGTGCTGAACTTGGGAAGATGGCTGAACCAATTCCTGAGGGTGAGACCACGCAATTTTTTTTGAATATTGCTAAAGAAAAGAATTTTTTTCTGGTGGCTGGGTTGGCTGAACGAAAAGGTAAAAATATTTACAACTCAGCCGTTTTCGTCAGCCCGCAGGGAAAAGTTGAAGTTTACCGAAAAGGACATCTCTTTTGTGAAGAGAAATTAATTTTTCAGCCCGGCAATACGAGGTATAATGTCTATGATTGTCGTAAGGTCAAAATCGGTATCATTATCTGCTTTGATTATATATTTCCAGAAGCCATCAGAAGTTTAGCCCTAAAAGGCGCTCAAATTATCTGTCATCCGGCAAATTTGATTTTACCGTATGGTGAAAGAGTAACAATTGTGCGGGCAATTGAAAATCGGGTCTTCCTGATAATGGCAAATCGCACTGGTATTGAATCCCGAGGTCATAAGCAGTTGAAGTTTATTGGCAGAAGTCAAATCGTCAGTCCGACCGGTGAAATTTTAGTTAAAGCCAAGACCAATGAGGAGACAGTTAAAATTGTTGATATTGACCCTAAAGAAGCATTAAACAAATATGTCACGCCTTATAATAATATTATCTCAGACCGTAGGCCTAATCTTTATTCGTTAGAATGA
- a CDS encoding secondary thiamine-phosphate synthase enzyme YjbQ, whose product MYYTIELSTHSRCELVDITDKVLSVIKKSKVKSGVAIIYVPHTTAAITINENYDPSVTADINNLLSKLIPHNFPYAHTEGNADAHIKSAIIGSTRTVFFEDGEIVFGTWQGIFFCEFDGPRHRKVLVKILSD is encoded by the coding sequence ATGTATTATACAATTGAACTGTCAACTCATAGTCGTTGTGAACTGGTTGACATTACGGATAAAGTCTTGTCTGTAATCAAAAAGAGTAAAGTGAAATCTGGTGTGGCAATTATTTATGTTCCGCATACAACTGCAGCCATTACCATTAATGAGAATTATGACCCAAGTGTTACCGCGGATATAAATAACCTTTTAAGTAAATTGATTCCCCATAATTTTCCTTATGCCCATACTGAAGGTAATGCGGATGCTCATATCAAATCTGCAATCATCGGCTCAACCCGAACCGTATTTTTTGAAGATGGCGAGATTGTCTTTGGCACTTGGCAGGGGATTTTCTTTTGTGAATTTGATGGTCCAAGACACCGAAAAGTGCTGGTAAAAATTTTGTCAGATTGA
- a CDS encoding RNA-binding protein: MSSKLYVGNLPFSVTDTDLNTMFAKYGTVTSVNLITDKYTNRSRGFAFVEMDTEESAQKAIAELNDTEIDGRKIIVNQARPQEPRRERSFGKRGDRSGRTRRW; the protein is encoded by the coding sequence ATGAGTAGTAAACTCTATGTAGGTAACCTGCCGTTTTCAGTAACGGATACGGACCTCAATACAATGTTTGCCAAGTATGGCACCGTAACATCAGTAAATCTAATTACGGATAAATACACTAATCGTTCGCGTGGTTTTGCTTTTGTCGAAATGGACACTGAAGAATCGGCTCAAAAAGCAATTGCCGAGTTAAATGACACGGAAATCGATGGCAGAAAAATCATCGTGAATCAAGCCCGACCTCAAGAACCGAGACGCGAGCGCTCATTTGGCAAGCGCGGCGACCGTTCCGGCCGAACGCGGCGTTGGTAA
- the radC gene encoding DNA repair protein RadC — protein MKTNYPKTVKDLPKVERPREKLIKYGVEKLSNTELLAIILRSGKKGENVIDLAHRILKHFGAQNLPNLSFDEVKNISGIGPAKACEIIACFELGKRLLQGKKSCLYLKPEDVWNELKDLRGLKKEHFVVFYLDVRNQEIKREIISIGSLNASLVHPREVFEPAIRNAAAQIILAHNHPSDNPEPSDDDLAITKRLVEAGKILGIEVLDHIIVAKSRFYSLKENGLI, from the coding sequence ATGAAGACGAATTATCCTAAAACGGTAAAAGATTTACCCAAAGTTGAACGTCCCCGAGAAAAGTTAATCAAATATGGTGTGGAAAAGCTTTCTAACACCGAACTTCTGGCAATTATTTTACGGTCAGGCAAAAAAGGTGAGAATGTAATTGATTTAGCCCATAGAATCTTAAAACATTTTGGTGCCCAGAACCTACCGAATTTAAGTTTTGACGAAGTGAAAAATATTTCTGGAATTGGACCAGCCAAAGCCTGTGAGATTATTGCTTGTTTTGAATTGGGTAAAAGACTCTTGCAGGGAAAGAAATCTTGTCTTTATCTGAAACCGGAAGATGTTTGGAATGAATTAAAGGATTTGCGCGGGCTTAAAAAGGAACATTTTGTTGTTTTCTATTTAGATGTGCGTAATCAAGAAATCAAACGGGAGATTATCTCAATCGGTTCTTTGAATGCCAGTTTAGTGCATCCCCGAGAAGTCTTTGAACCCGCAATCAGAAATGCCGCAGCCCAAATTATTTTAGCCCATAATCATCCGTCAGATAATCCCGAACCTTCAGACGATGATTTGGCAATTACCAAAAGATTAGTTGAAGCCGGTAAGATTTTAGGCATCGAGGTTCTTGACCATATTATTGTTGCGAAAAGTAGATTTTATAGTCTTAAAGAAAACGGCTTAATCTAA
- the thiC gene encoding phosphomethylpyrimidine synthase ThiC has product MKNSILQTIALKEGVSYTHLEKGIRDGTIVVPINEKRPKKINPIAIGKGLTTKINCNIGTSPERADLKLELEKLKAAVEAKTDTIMDLSTGGDIPEIRKAIIDASSVPVGTVPIYEASFYAQMKHKSFVELKPKDFLNVIENHLADGVDFITVHCGITLKNMQSVKNVRRLTGVVSRGGSMIIEWMRYNRKENPLYEYYDEILQIAKDYNACLSLGDGLRPGSLHDATDEPQILELLVIGELVARARAEGVQVIVEGPGHIPINEIEVNVKLEKLICDDAPFYVLGPLVTDIGCGYDHITSAIGGALASYYGADFLCYVTPSEHLGLPTVEDVRQGVIASRIAAHAGDVARGKKNARDWDDKISKARAELNWQKMIALSVDPKQARKIYEAYPLKAEGVCTMCGEFCALKKSKEWLHKTTKNSRSR; this is encoded by the coding sequence ATGAAAAACAGTATTTTGCAGACAATCGCCTTAAAAGAAGGTGTTTCATATACACATTTAGAAAAAGGTATTAGAGATGGGACGATTGTTGTGCCTATAAATGAAAAAAGACCTAAAAAAATAAACCCGATAGCAATTGGTAAAGGACTAACTACTAAAATAAATTGTAATATCGGAACTTCACCGGAACGGGCAGACTTAAAATTAGAATTAGAGAAGTTAAAAGCAGCCGTTGAGGCTAAAACTGATACCATAATGGACCTTTCCACAGGTGGAGACATCCCTGAAATCCGAAAGGCGATAATTGATGCCTCTTCAGTTCCGGTGGGCACAGTGCCAATCTACGAAGCAAGTTTTTATGCCCAAATGAAACATAAAAGTTTTGTTGAACTGAAACCAAAAGACTTTCTTAATGTTATCGAAAATCATCTTGCGGATGGAGTTGATTTTATTACCGTTCATTGTGGCATTACTCTTAAAAATATGCAAAGTGTAAAAAATGTTCGACGGTTAACTGGTGTGGTCAGTCGCGGTGGTTCAATGATTATTGAATGGATGCGTTATAACCGCAAAGAAAATCCCCTTTATGAATACTATGACGAGATTCTACAGATTGCTAAAGATTACAATGCCTGCTTGAGTTTAGGTGATGGGCTTAGACCTGGTTCATTACATGATGCTACGGACGAACCGCAGATTTTAGAATTATTAGTAATCGGTGAGTTAGTGGCACGCGCCCGGGCTGAAGGGGTTCAAGTAATCGTCGAAGGACCAGGTCATATTCCGATTAATGAGATTGAAGTTAATGTTAAATTAGAAAAATTAATTTGTGACGATGCTCCATTTTATGTTTTAGGACCTTTAGTAACAGATATTGGTTGTGGTTATGACCATATCACATCGGCAATTGGTGGTGCTTTAGCAAGTTATTACGGTGCGGATTTTTTATGTTATGTGACGCCTTCAGAACATCTCGGATTACCAACCGTGGAAGATGTTAGACAAGGAGTGATTGCTTCCCGCATTGCGGCTCATGCCGGTGATGTTGCCCGGGGTAAAAAAAATGCGCGGGATTGGGATGATAAAATCTCAAAGGCGCGGGCAGAACTAAATTGGCAGAAGATGATTGCACTATCGGTTGACCCAAAACAAGCGAGAAAAATTTATGAAGCCTATCCCTTGAAGGCAGAAGGTGTCTGTACGATGTGCGGCGAATTTTGTGCGCTTAAAAAAAGTAAGGAATGGCTTCACAAGACAACTAAAAATTCAAGAAGTCGTTAA
- a CDS encoding SBBP repeat-containing protein yields MKRLIILLGIIIGSALAQVASDNINHNNYTGFEENLGQIVDLENNPVPSVYLRISLSDYAIYLHETGVSFILSNYERDKDLIRFARFDIEPLSAKIEKNKIEFSEPIPGYTNYYLAHCPEGILFVKSFRYLKIKDLYPNIDWVWRCEEKVHNEFVVKPNADLNQIKLKVKWADFAIREGKEVVYTTPLGSIKEGEIYVYEQNGQKVSACFQKDAQGFITFNIKDYDKNKTLIIDPPFERLWATYYGGSDQDNCDGSREIGAITTDNLGNIFITGFTKSTNFPTQNPGGGAYFQGTISSQIDAFICKFNNTGIREWATYYGGSADDVGISLTTDFSNNIFVTGNTFSSTNFPVYNPGGNAYFQSSSGGSGDAFILKFNNAGVRLWATYYGGGLSDVGYGITTDNSGNVFVTGNTYASTSFPTYNPGGNAYYQATNAGSFDAFILKFSNTGVREWATHYGGSDEDHGYAITADSAGNVFVTGMTRSTNFPTYNPGAGAYFQGNIQGYRTVFILKFNNNGVREWATFYGGSTNDYGRSIAVDNAGNVFVVGNTSSGNFPTYDAGGNTYYQSTIGGSDDAFILKFNNAGIRQWATFYGGSAGDIARSIAKSNSGKIFITGNTLSSNFPTYDPGAGAFYQGTLTGGHEVFILGFNNTGVREWATYYGGTGTDYGMSITTDGIGNIFLTGFTLSSNFPTYNPGGNAYYQATNAGSYDAYILKFSAPATDIEYEPNNVKCYSQPIQYHTFFTDRIVLRFNSSYEKEIKVSIYNPLGQCLYSKTISASSQIILNDEQIKNLQSGIYFIRIEVDNKKLGKIKVIKK; encoded by the coding sequence ATGAAAAGATTAATAATTTTGTTGGGCATTATTATCGGCTCTGCGCTTGCTCAAGTTGCATCGGATAATATCAATCACAATAATTATACAGGTTTTGAAGAAAATTTAGGTCAGATTGTTGATTTAGAAAACAATCCCGTTCCTTCCGTATACTTAAGAATCAGTCTTTCTGATTATGCTATATATTTACACGAAACCGGAGTTTCATTTATTCTCTCTAATTATGAAAGAGATAAAGACTTAATCCGCTTTGCTCGTTTTGATATTGAACCGCTCAGCGCCAAAATTGAAAAGAATAAAATCGAATTCTCAGAACCAATACCCGGTTATACTAATTATTATCTTGCGCATTGTCCTGAAGGTATTCTATTTGTTAAATCTTTTCGCTATCTTAAAATAAAAGATTTATATCCTAATATAGACTGGGTTTGGCGATGCGAGGAAAAAGTTCATAATGAGTTTGTAGTTAAACCCAATGCAGACCTCAACCAAATAAAACTAAAAGTCAAATGGGCAGATTTTGCTATAAGAGAGGGTAAAGAAGTCGTCTATACAACTCCGCTGGGCAGTATTAAAGAAGGCGAGATTTATGTCTATGAGCAAAACGGCCAAAAAGTATCCGCATGTTTTCAGAAAGATGCTCAAGGTTTTATCACATTTAATATAAAAGACTATGATAAGAATAAAACTTTAATTATTGACCCACCTTTTGAACGATTATGGGCAACTTATTATGGTGGCAGTGACCAAGATAATTGTGATGGCTCTCGGGAAATTGGCGCAATCACAACCGATAATTTAGGCAATATTTTCATCACGGGCTTTACAAAATCGACTAATTTTCCCACGCAAAATCCCGGGGGAGGTGCTTATTTTCAAGGCACGATTTCGTCTCAAATTGACGCCTTTATTTGTAAATTCAATAACACGGGTATAAGAGAATGGGCAACCTATTATGGTGGTAGTGCAGATGATGTAGGCATATCTCTTACTACTGATTTTTCTAATAATATATTCGTTACCGGTAATACTTTCTCTTCTACTAATTTTCCAGTTTATAATCCAGGTGGCAATGCTTATTTTCAATCATCTTCAGGTGGTAGTGGTGATGCCTTTATTCTGAAATTTAATAATGCTGGTGTCAGACTGTGGGCAACTTATTATGGTGGTGGCTTAAGCGATGTCGGTTATGGTATTACCACAGACAATTCAGGCAATGTGTTTGTCACTGGTAACACTTATGCATCCACAAGTTTTCCCACTTATAATCCTGGTGGTAATGCCTATTATCAAGCAACTAATGCTGGTTCATTTGATGCCTTTATCTTAAAATTTTCTAATACAGGAGTCCGAGAATGGGCAACCCATTATGGTGGCAGTGATGAAGACCACGGTTATGCGATTACGGCTGATTCTGCCGGTAATGTTTTTGTTACTGGTATGACCCGCTCAACTAATTTCCCTACTTATAATCCCGGTGCTGGTGCTTATTTCCAAGGAAATATTCAAGGTTATCGAACTGTCTTTATCTTAAAATTTAATAATAATGGAGTTAGAGAATGGGCAACTTTTTATGGTGGCAGCACTAATGACTATGGTCGGTCAATTGCCGTTGATAATGCCGGCAATGTGTTTGTTGTTGGCAACACTTCCTCTGGCAACTTTCCTACTTATGATGCCGGCGGAAATACCTATTATCAATCAACTATTGGTGGCAGTGATGATGCCTTTATTTTGAAATTTAATAATGCAGGAATTAGACAATGGGCAACTTTTTATGGTGGCAGTGCTGGTGACATTGCCCGGTCAATCGCAAAAAGTAATTCCGGAAAGATATTTATAACTGGCAATACCCTTTCGTCTAATTTTCCCACTTATGACCCAGGAGCCGGTGCTTTTTATCAAGGAACTCTTACTGGCGGACATGAAGTTTTTATTTTAGGATTTAACAATACCGGCGTCAGAGAATGGGCAACTTATTATGGCGGCACAGGTACTGATTATGGAATGTCAATTACCACTGATGGAATCGGTAATATATTTTTAACAGGTTTTACGCTTTCATCTAATTTTCCGACCTATAATCCTGGTGGCAATGCCTATTATCAAGCAACAAATGCCGGAAGTTATGATGCCTATATTTTGAAATTTTCCGCACCTGCAACTGATATTGAATACGAACCCAATAATGTTAAATGTTATTCTCAACCGATTCAATATCACACTTTCTTTACAGACCGAATTGTTTTAAGGTTCAATAGTTCATATGAAAAAGAAATCAAAGTTTCTATATATAACCCTTTGGGACAATGTCTTTACTCAAAAACAATCTCTGCTTCATCACAAATAATTCTCAATGACGAACAAATCAAAAATCTACAATCCGGAATCTACTTTATACGAATTGAAGTTGATAATAAAAAATTGGGAAAGATAAAGGTTATTAAGAAATAA
- a CDS encoding helix-turn-helix domain-containing protein, whose amino-acid sequence MPKDRFYRLVVTETGSLLAKIRKSCHLTQTDIAKGLGFSEKSGKVFISRLENGKLSNPSLSLVLNYLNVCKVPWDKFFDKLERLINKYREDEIISKISAETHHRKIARDVSKYLHSIETKFSQKKQIKPLSPEQIEKMAINFGRHRVIMEKIEAEVHKRLCARGDVPFILFPFYKDFCRECYSVITKAQKKENTEKFSVTSVVEDKLSQKIERWKKKGLNQEILEDIKAIICQNFNLIIER is encoded by the coding sequence ATGCCAAAGGATAGGTTTTATCGGCTGGTAGTCACTGAGACAGGTAGTCTTTTGGCAAAAATCCGCAAATCTTGCCATTTGACTCAAACCGATATAGCCAAAGGTCTCGGTTTTTCTGAAAAATCGGGCAAGGTCTTTATTTCCCGGTTAGAAAATGGCAAGTTATCTAATCCTTCATTGAGTTTAGTTCTAAATTATTTGAATGTCTGTAAAGTGCCTTGGGATAAGTTTTTTGATAAACTGGAACGACTTATTAATAAATATCGAGAAGATGAGATTATTTCAAAAATTTCGGCCGAGACACATCACAGAAAGATTGCGCGCGATGTGAGTAAGTATTTACATAGTATTGAGACGAAGTTCTCGCAAAAGAAACAGATTAAGCCTTTGAGTCCAGAACAGATTGAAAAGATGGCAATTAATTTTGGCCGACATCGGGTAATTATGGAAAAAATAGAAGCCGAAGTTCATAAAAGGCTCTGTGCCCGTGGTGATGTGCCGTTTATTCTCTTTCCGTTTTATAAAGACTTTTGCCGAGAATGCTATAGTGTAATCACGAAAGCACAAAAGAAAGAAAACACAGAAAAATTTTCCGTGACTTCTGTGGTAGAAGATAAATTGTCTCAGAAAATCGAACGCTGGAAGAAAAAGGGATTGAACCAAGAGATTTTAGAAGATATTAAAGCCATCATATGTCAAAATTTCAATTTGATAATTGAGAGGTAA
- a CDS encoding MBL fold metallo-hydrolase, producing the protein MKITFLGHAAFLITTDKGIRIITDPYKSGCFNNALSYKPIKESADIVLISHEHDDHNCVSEVLGKPNIIKTEGVWVEKDIKFTGISVYHDTQKGSARGKNIIFVIEADDLRITHLGDLGHTLSKTEYDKLGKIDILLIPVGGFFTIDRKVATEIMNQLNPKITIPMHYKTPSLDFPIVSVDEFIKDKKNVRKFNSAEVTISKDTLPKTPEIWVLKMAKC; encoded by the coding sequence ATGAAAATAACCTTTTTAGGTCACGCGGCATTTTTAATAACAACAGATAAGGGTATTAGAATTATAACTGACCCGTATAAATCCGGCTGTTTCAATAATGCCTTATCTTATAAACCAATTAAAGAATCGGCTGATATTGTCTTAATCAGCCATGAGCACGATGACCACAATTGCGTTTCAGAAGTGTTAGGAAAACCAAATATAATAAAAACTGAAGGCGTTTGGGTTGAAAAAGATATCAAATTCACTGGCATTAGTGTCTATCATGATACACAAAAAGGTTCGGCGCGTGGAAAAAATATTATTTTTGTAATCGAAGCCGATGATTTGCGCATTACCCATCTTGGCGACTTAGGACACACTTTATCGAAAACTGAGTATGATAAGTTAGGTAAGATTGATATTTTACTAATACCAGTAGGTGGTTTTTTTACAATTGACCGCAAAGTTGCGACTGAAATAATGAATCAGTTAAATCCTAAAATTACGATTCCAATGCACTACAAAACACCATCATTAGATTTTCCCATTGTTTCTGTTGATGAATTTATCAAAGATAAGAAAAATGTCAGGAAGTTTAATAGTGCTGAGGTAACAATTAGTAAAGACACTTTACCCAAAACACCAGAAATTTGGGTATTAAAAATGGCAAAATGCTAA
- a CDS encoding class I SAM-dependent methyltransferase: MVQDWNNQNVLPPFSQFAPYYDQFMLRYVNYRAWVDYIIKIFKHFQIQPKTILDLACGTGIPSILLAQKGYRIIAIDNSQPMLAIFQNKVQTKNYDIKIINADMRNFVVSEKVDVAISLYDSINYLLTESDLQLCFHCVAKTLKPDGLFVFDVNTIFCLENFWDNTETIRQVNNIYSVWQSSFDPIRKISTLRLKVTVDNKVSFEEIHKERGYTEDEIEQNLKTAGFKEIRFYEHSTFLPSTETTLRMMVVARR; this comes from the coding sequence ATGGTTCAGGATTGGAATAATCAAAATGTCTTACCGCCCTTTTCCCAATTTGCACCGTATTACGACCAGTTTATGCTTAGGTATGTTAATTACCGCGCCTGGGTAGATTATATTATAAAAATCTTTAAGCACTTTCAAATTCAACCCAAAACAATTTTGGATTTGGCTTGTGGCACGGGTATTCCGTCCATTCTTTTGGCTCAAAAGGGATACCGAATTATTGCAATTGATAATTCTCAGCCAATGTTAGCGATTTTCCAAAATAAAGTGCAAACGAAAAATTATGATATTAAAATTATTAATGCCGATATGAGAAATTTTGTTGTTTCAGAAAAAGTTGATGTTGCGATAAGTTTATATGATAGTATTAATTATTTGCTAACCGAATCAGATTTACAATTATGTTTTCATTGCGTTGCTAAGACACTAAAACCTGATGGCTTGTTTGTTTTTGATGTTAATACCATCTTTTGTTTAGAAAATTTTTGGGATAATACCGAAACTATCCGCCAGGTTAATAATATTTATTCAGTGTGGCAAAGTTCGTTTGACCCAATACGAAAAATCTCAACTTTACGATTGAAAGTAACTGTAGATAACAAGGTATCATTTGAAGAGATTCATAAAGAACGGGGATATACCGAAGACGAAATTGAACAGAATCTGAAAACTGCTGGGTTTAAGGAGATTAGATTTTATGAGCATTCAACTTTTTTGCCATCAACTGAAACGACCTTACGAATGATGGTTGTGGCAAGACGATAA